A single window of Nicotiana sylvestris chromosome 3, ASM39365v2, whole genome shotgun sequence DNA harbors:
- the LOC138887524 gene encoding uncharacterized protein: MFFDGEANFKEVGIGTVLVSEIGQHYPISAKLRFPCTNNMADYEACILGLKMVIDLNIQEFLVIGDSDLLIHQVREEWATKKPKILPYLHHVQELRKRFTKTEFQHVPKV, translated from the coding sequence atgtttttcgatggagaaGCAAATTTCAAAGAAGTTGGCATAGGaacagtcctagtatcagaaatcggtcagcattatccaatATCTGCTAAGcttaggttcccgtgcaccaacaacatggccgactacgaagcctgcatcttagggctcaagatggtcATTGACCTGAACATCCAAGAGTttctagtaattggggattcagacttgcttatacatcaggtccgagaagaatgggcgaccaagaaacccaagatactcccttatctacatcatgtgcaggagttgagaaagaggttcacaaagacagaattccagcatgttcccaagGTCTAA
- the LOC138887525 gene encoding uncharacterized protein, translating to MIEKNKQWHEKLSSALLGYRTTVCTSTGETPYMLVYSIEVVIPTEVEIPSLRIIQEAKLDDAEWVKSHYEQLALIDGKTMNATCHGQLYQNRMSRAFNKRVKPRQFKPGQLVLKKMFPHQDEAKGKFSPNWKVPYVVHQVLTGGALILVKMDGEVWPKPINLDAVERYYV from the coding sequence atgatagagaagaataagcagtggcacgagaagctctcatctgctttattgggataccgcaccacagtctgcacatcgACAGGagaaaccccctatatgctggtctaCAGTATAGAGGTAGTCATTCCCaccgaggtggaaattccctcattaagaatcatacaggaagcaaagctcgacgatgcagaatgggtgaagagtcattacgagcaactagctcttatagacggaaagacaATGAATGCAACgtgccacggtcagctctatcagaacagaatgtccagagccttcaacaaaagagtcaagcctaGACAATTCAAACCggggcagctggtattaaagaaaatgtttccgcatcaagatgaagccaaaggaaaattctcccCCAACTGGAAAGTTCCGTACGTGGTTCAccaggttctgacaggaggagccctcatacttgtaaaaatggatggagaagtttggccaaagccgatcaatttagACGCAGTtgagcgatactatgtgtaa